One window of Triplophysa rosa linkage group LG10, Trosa_1v2, whole genome shotgun sequence genomic DNA carries:
- the tmem121aa gene encoding transmembrane protein 121, which produces MVLPPPDKRHVCLTTIVIMTSMAFMDAYLVEQNQGPRKIGVCIIVLVGDICFLIVLRYVAVWVGAEVKTAKRGYAMILWFLYIFVLEIKLYFVFQNYKADRKSLETVARKALTLLLSVCVPGLYLVLVALDSMEYVRTFRKKEDMRGRLFWVALDLLDVLDIQANLWEPQRTGLPIWAEGLMFFYCYILLLILPCVSLSEISVQGEHVSPQKMMLYPVLSLVTINIVTILIRGVNMVLFQDSRVSTIFIGKNVVAIATKACTFLEYRRQVKEFPPQDPTGIALEIQQNSVSHNQTLPNATTTFPEEPSPSREVIDT; this is translated from the coding sequence ATGGTATTGCCACCCCCTGACAAACGGCATGTGTGCCTAACTACCATTGTAATAATGACCAGCATGGCCTTCATGGACGCGTACCTCGTGGAGCAGAACCAGGGTCCGCGCAAAATAGGCGTCTGCATCATTGTCCTGGTTGGAGATATTTGTTTTCTCATAGTCCTCCGTTATGTGGCGGTGTGGGTGGGAGCAGAGGTGAAGACTGCAAAGCGAGGCTATGCCATGATTCTCTGGTTCCTCTACATCTTCGTTCTGGAGATCAAGCTATACTTCGTGTTCCAAAATTACAAGGCCGACCGCAAAAGTCTGGAGACCGTAGCTCGGAAAGCTTTGACTTTGTTGCTATCGGTTTGCGTACCGGGGCTATACCTTGTTCTGGTCGCACTCGACAGCATGGAGTACGTGAGAACCTTCCGGAAGAAGGAGGACATGCGCGGTCGACTCTTCTGGGTGGCACTTGACCTGCTGGATGTTCTGGACATCCAGGCTAACCTGTGGGAGCCACAGAGGACAGGTTTGCCCATCTGGGCCGAAGGCCTGATGTTCTTCTACTGTTACATTCTGTTACTTATTCTCCCGTGCGTTTCTCTCAGCGAGATCAGCGTGCAGGGCGAGCACGTGTCGCCTCAGAAGATGATGCTGTACCCTGTTCTCAGCTTGGTGACCATCAACATCGTCACCATACTCATCCGAGGCGTTAACATGGTGTTGTTCCAGGACAGCAGGGTTTCGACCATCTTCATCGGCAAAAACGTTGTCGCCATCGCCACCAAGGCCTGCACCTTCCTAGAGTACCGGCGACAAGTTAAGGAGTTTCCTCCGCAAGATCCCACAGGCATCGCCCTGGAGATACAGCAAAACTCTGTGTCGCACAATCAAACTCTGCCAAACGCTACAACCACATTTCCTGAAGAACCTTCACCGTCCCGTGAGGTTATTGACACGTGA
- the pth2 gene encoding tuberoinfundibular peptide of 39 residues translates to MLTLCMPLRSTLLFLVLMVMMLMTSAFPQPHLRPLQSNLPRIGQEDSKSEQWEVLYPSISLRNWSIHMLTAPDFGAAKAGAEQLVGDDWLPLSQSQMEEELVKSWPGDWPSQLVHQQKRNIVVADDAAFREKSKLLTAMERQKWLNSYMQKLLVVHSK, encoded by the exons ATGCTGACTCTGTGCATGCCTCTCCGTTCAACACTGTTGTTCTTGGTGTTAATGGTTATGATGCTAATGACCTCTGCCTTCCCCCAACCTCACCTTCGACCTCTGCAAAG cAACCTTCCTCGTATTGGTCAAGAGGATTCCAAAAGTGAACAGTGGGAGGTACTCTACCCCTCCATCTCGCTTCGCAATTGGAGCATTCACATGCTGACCGCCCCGGATTTTGGAGCAGCAAAGGCTGGTGCAGAACAGCTGGTTGGGGACGACTGGCTTCCGCTAAGCCAGTCACAGATGGAGGAAGAGCTGGTCAAGAGCTGGCCGGGCGACTGGCCTTCACAGCTGGTTCACCAGCAGAAGAGAAACATTGTGGTGGCGGATGATGCCGCATTTAGAGAGAAGAGTAAGCTTTTGACAGCGATGGAGAGACAGAAATGGCTGAACTCCTATATGCAGAAACTGTTAGTAGTTCATTCAAAatga